DNA from Syntrophorhabdaceae bacterium:
AGGGGGGAAGATTAAGGATGAAAGTGTTTATTCTGAAGAAGAGGTCTTTGCGGAACCTGCCTTCCTGCACTTCAATTTTAAGATCTTTGTTGGTGGCAAAAATGAATCGGACGTCGACTTTGATCTCTTTGGTGTCGCCGAGTTTCCGGAAAGTCCCTTTTTCAAGCGCCCGCAGAACTTTCGCCTGTATGCCCAAACCCATGTCGCCCACCTCGTCTACAAAAAAGGTCCCGTGGTTGGCTATCTCGAGAAGGCCCAGCTTGTCGCCTTCCGCGCCCGTAAATGCACCTTTCTTATAGCCGAAGAGCTCACTCTCCAGCATCGTATCCTGAAGAGTGCTCGAATTGATGGTGACAAAGGGCCGACCGGACCTGGGGCTGAGATCGTGTATCGCCATGGCGGCAAGCTCCTTTCCGGTACCCGTCTCTCCCAGTACGAGTACCGGAGATTTGGCCGGCGCAACGAGGGAGATGAGGTTTCTTACTTTTGCCATCGCATCGCTCGATCCGACGAATTCGTCATGGGCGCCTATTCGCTGGAGCTGCTCTTCGAGGAGAATGGTTTTTACCGTGAGCGTCCTCTTTTCATATGCCTTCGTGATGACCTTTGAGAGATCCGCCATTTTACAGGGTTTGGTCAGGTAATCGTAGGCACCAAGTTTCATGGACCGTATGGCCGTGGGTACGGACGCAAAACCGGTGAGCATGATGACCTCCAAGGTAGGTTCGCCTTGCTTGACCTTCATGAGCAGATCCACGCCGTCCATATCCGGAAGTTTGATATCGAGTACCACCACGTCTATATGCTCGGTTTTGAGCGTCAGGAGGGCTTCGCTCGCGCGTGAGGCGGTGGAGACCGTCATCTTTTCCTCGGAAAGGTGCTCTCTGAACGCTTCCACGAGCCTCGTTTCATCATCAACAATCAACACATGAATCATCGCAGCCTAACCTCCCTGCTGTCGTCATTATGAATTGGTAGGGACACGGTGAATGTGGTCCCGTGACCGGGTTTGCTCACAACTTTGATGCTGCCCCCCAGATCTCTCACGAAATCATGGCACAATGAGAGCCCGAGTCCAATCCCGCTTTTTGATTCTTTTGTGGTGAAAAAAGGCTCAAAAATCTTGTCAACGATGGATTCCGGAATCCCCGTGCCGTTATCCTCTATCTCAACCAGGACCCGGTCCTCATGAAGGCCGGTTCTTATCCATATAGTCGCATCCCTCCTGCCCTCGGCCGCGTCCATGGCATTAGTGATAAGATTAATGAAGACTTGGCGCAGCGCGCTCACATCTCCAGGTATCTCCGGCAGGCAGTCGGACTGGTCTTTCACGATCCTGACTGCCGCACGATCAATATTCATGTGATCGGCCACTCCATTAAGAAGCTCGTTCACATTAAGGGGCCCTATCTCGAGGCCCTCTCGTTGGAAGAGAGAGAGGATATCGGTGCCCACCCGCTTACATCTGAATGCCTCTTCCTCTATTATGTTCAGGTAGCCTTCCAGCTTCTCTACTTCAACCCCCTTGGTAGGACGAAGCCCCCTGAAGGAGTCGACGCATCGATGGGCTCGCTCTGAGTAGGCCACGAGGGTTCCGAGAGGATTGTTCAGCTCATGGGCAATGCCTGCTGCGAGGCGGCCGATGGTGGAGAGCTTCGCCTCCTGCATAAGCTTGGCCCGTATTTTCACCCTGTCGGTTGTTTCCTCTATGATACAAAGAAGACCTTCTATATCCCCGTATTTATCCTTGAGGGGCACTCCCCTGAAGTCCATGAAGATATTCCGGTCGCCCCGGTAGGTCATAAAAGGGAAATCCCAGAGCTGAAAGGGTTCGCCCCTTAGACCTGCTTCAATGTAGCGTGCCAGGCCGCATTGGATGGTATAAGGGTTTTCCAGCCAACTGAACCCTATCAGTTTCTCCCCTGCCCGCGGACCCAGGCCCGAGAGCGTAGCTAGGGCGGGGTTGATGCTTGTGAAGATGCCATCTTTATCGAGGGTAAAGATGGCCACCGGCGCGTGATCTATGATGGCTTTATTGAATTCGTTGAGAAGGCGAAGATCGTTTTCAACACGCTTCTTCTCCGTGATATCCTCAATGGTGCCTTCATAAAAAAAGGTTTTCCCCTCTTCATCGATCGCCCGGCGGGCATTGAGGGAAACCCAGATCAAGGTGCCATCCTTCTTGACCATCTCGCATTCGAACCCGATGGCGAGGCCTTCTTTATCAAGGAGATCCATGAATTCCGCACGACGCTCCTTTTTCGCATAAACCTGATGGGTAACGTCGTGAAGGGAAGCGATAAGCTCCTCCGGATCATTGTAGCCCAACATTTTGGCATGAGCGGGGTTTGCGGCAACTACCTGGCCGTCCGGGGTGGTTTGAAAGATCCCTTCCACGGCATTTTCGAAAATACTCCTGTACTTCCTCTCTGCCTGCCTCAGAAGCTCTTCCCGCTCCTTCCGCTCCGTAATATCGAGGAGAGTGCCGACGAGGGCAGGCTTGCCATGGCAGACGGTCCTCGATCCATAGACTTCAACATTCTTGACCTTCCCGCTCCGGGTGATAAGACGGAACTGGGAATGGATCGACGCGGTTTCCCCGGAGATTCTTTTCCATATGTTGTCCCTTACCATGGGCCAGTCTTCGGGAGCCACCACATCCACGGGTTTTATGGTACTCAGGAGATCTTCGACGGTGTAGCCGAAGATGTCGGCCAGCTTCGGATTCACGTATTTGAAGACCCAGTCCTGAATAAGGTAGACGCCCACGAGCGATTTTTCGGAGAGGTCCCTGAATTTATTTTCCGATTCCTTAAGGGCTTCTTCCGCATCTCTATCTTTTGTACCTTCACGAATGAGGACCTGAAGGACCCTGTCGACTCCCGGGGATATCGCGTCGAGACGTACCTCTGCCTCAAAAGAGACGCAGCCGTCCGGTTGCCATCTCCACCTGAAGGATTGAGGCTTTCCTGAAAAGACTTCGTCCGTCCTTGCGACAAACGCCTCAAGAGAAGGCGTTCCGTCCGGCTGAAGGGCCGGCAGGAGCTCGTCGACGAGCCGACCACACAGCTTTTCTTTTTCGGACCTGAAAACATAGGCGGCCCTCTCATTGCAGTCGAGGATGATATTATCGGCGAGAAGGAAGATGGCGTCACTCCCATGGTCGAAAAGGATCCTGTAGGCTGAAGCAGGCGCCTTTGGAGCCTTCGCCTTTTGAGGCCGTCCCCGTAGACCCGGTACGGCGGGCGGCCGTGATCCGGTTTCGGATCCGCGTAGAGGGAACTCCCCCTTCTTCCCTTTTTCTTTCATAAGCACCTGAAGACAATCATTTGTTGAAGATAGACTAATTATATACTAAATTTGTCCCCCGGATGCAGATAATCTAAAATTTTCTGACTATTCTTCATACACCTCCCGTGACTAAATCTCATACAGATTGTATACAGGATATACAGCTCTCCAGCCCCCCAAGGGGAAGATAAAATATTAAAATGACACAGAAGAACGCATCGTCTAGAACGGCATCGTTATTGCTTCCAAGAAGAAAGGAGATAGAAAGGGCAAGATGGAGGAACGATATGGGAGATAGAAAGAGCTTCTCTACGATCAGGACGCTTCTTAATAGAAATGCCATGCTCCACCCCGAAGGAATCGCGATGAAGGAGGTGGAGGGGGAAAGAATTTTAACGTATCAGATGCTGCGGGACCGGGCGAACAGAATGGCTGATGCCCTTTATAGATTAGGCGTAAAGAAGGGCGACCGGGTTGCCATACTGAGTCAGAATAGCTTCGAATATATGGAATCGGCAGTTACCATACCCAGTGCAGGCATCATCTTCGTGGTCTGCAATTTCCGTCTCGCTCCCCCTGAAATCGCTGCCGTGCTCTCAGACGCGGAACCGGCGATACTTTTGGTTCAGGATCAGTTTGCGGATATGGCTCTGGACATCAGAGATTCCGTACCGTCGATCAAACATTTGGTATACTTTGGAGCCCCGAGTAAGAAGCCGGAAGGATGGCTCAGTTACGAGGGCCTTATCCGGAGCGGCTCTCCCGCCGACCCGGTGTCGGAGGTTTTCGAGGACGACATCGCCATGCTTATGTATACAAGCGGCACCACGGGCCTTCCGAAAGGGGTAATGCAGACCCATGGAAACTACTATCACGCGGGCAGGGTCTGTTCGAAAAATAACAATTTATCCATCGACGACCGGGTTTTTGTCGTCTGCCCCATGTATCACATCACCGCCCATTACACCTTCTTCGGCAGCTTCTATTCAGCCTGTCCCGCCTATATTTTCAATCGCTGGGACGTCGATCTATTCCTCTCCGCGACTGAAAAGGAAGAACTGACCGCAGGCATGTTCGCGACCCCCATGGTAATGATGATACTCGACTCCCCGAACCGGTCGAAATATAATGTCACAAGCTGGCGGTCACTCTGGTTCGCGGGGGCGGGGATTATTCCCTCCGTGTATAAACAGTTCATCGACACCTTTGGGAATCTCCTCGGCGAGCATCACGGCACTACCGAGTCAACGGGCGTGACCACTAACCTCTCCACCAGAGACATTAATGAGGCATTCCTGAGGGGCGACCGGACCATTCTCGAGTCCTGCGGGAGGGCGAGTTACGATATGGAGGTCCTCGTGGTCGATGAATCGGGCAAGGCGGTGGACCCGGGGGGCACAGGAGAGATGATTATCAGGGGTCCTGGGATCGGGCTGGGCTATTGGAAAAAACCGGTCGAAACGGATAAGTCCTTCAGAGGCGAATGGTTTCATACTGAGGACGTCTGTTCCATGGACGAGAGGGGCTACATCAGGGTGATCGACCGTCTCAAAGACATGATCATAACCGGGGGAGAAAACGTGTACCCCGCCGAAGTAGAGAAGGTGCTCCACACCCATCCCATCGTCAAAGAGTCGTGCGTGATCGGCACGCCCCATCCAATATGGGGTGAATCAGTGACCGCTGTCTGTGTT
Protein-coding regions in this window:
- a CDS encoding PAS domain S-box protein, which codes for MKEKGKKGEFPLRGSETGSRPPAVPGLRGRPQKAKAPKAPASAYRILFDHGSDAIFLLADNIILDCNERAAYVFRSEKEKLCGRLVDELLPALQPDGTPSLEAFVARTDEVFSGKPQSFRWRWQPDGCVSFEAEVRLDAISPGVDRVLQVLIREGTKDRDAEEALKESENKFRDLSEKSLVGVYLIQDWVFKYVNPKLADIFGYTVEDLLSTIKPVDVVAPEDWPMVRDNIWKRISGETASIHSQFRLITRSGKVKNVEVYGSRTVCHGKPALVGTLLDITERKEREELLRQAERKYRSIFENAVEGIFQTTPDGQVVAANPAHAKMLGYNDPEELIASLHDVTHQVYAKKERRAEFMDLLDKEGLAIGFECEMVKKDGTLIWVSLNARRAIDEEGKTFFYEGTIEDITEKKRVENDLRLLNEFNKAIIDHAPVAIFTLDKDGIFTSINPALATLSGLGPRAGEKLIGFSWLENPYTIQCGLARYIEAGLRGEPFQLWDFPFMTYRGDRNIFMDFRGVPLKDKYGDIEGLLCIIEETTDRVKIRAKLMQEAKLSTIGRLAAGIAHELNNPLGTLVAYSERAHRCVDSFRGLRPTKGVEVEKLEGYLNIIEEEAFRCKRVGTDILSLFQREGLEIGPLNVNELLNGVADHMNIDRAAVRIVKDQSDCLPEIPGDVSALRQVFINLITNAMDAAEGRRDATIWIRTGLHEDRVLVEIEDNGTGIPESIVDKIFEPFFTTKESKSGIGLGLSLCHDFVRDLGGSIKVVSKPGHGTTFTVSLPIHNDDSREVRLR
- a CDS encoding AMP-binding protein, whose translation is MGDRKSFSTIRTLLNRNAMLHPEGIAMKEVEGERILTYQMLRDRANRMADALYRLGVKKGDRVAILSQNSFEYMESAVTIPSAGIIFVVCNFRLAPPEIAAVLSDAEPAILLVQDQFADMALDIRDSVPSIKHLVYFGAPSKKPEGWLSYEGLIRSGSPADPVSEVFEDDIAMLMYTSGTTGLPKGVMQTHGNYYHAGRVCSKNNNLSIDDRVFVVCPMYHITAHYTFFGSFYSACPAYIFNRWDVDLFLSATEKEELTAGMFATPMVMMILDSPNRSKYNVTSWRSLWFAGAGIIPSVYKQFIDTFGNLLGEHHGTTESTGVTTNLSTRDINEAFLRGDRTILESCGRASYDMEVLVVDESGKAVDPGGTGEMIIRGPGIGLGYWKKPVETDKSFRGEWFHTEDVCSMDERGYIRVIDRLKDMIITGGENVYPAEVEKVLHTHPIVKESCVIGTPHPIWGESVTAVCVLRDGAAIEPMELTNYCKGKVAGYKVPKTVYIVSDLPRNAAGKILKRELREQFAR
- a CDS encoding sigma-54 dependent transcriptional regulator; this translates as MIHVLIVDDETRLVEAFREHLSEEKMTVSTASRASEALLTLKTEHIDVVVLDIKLPDMDGVDLLMKVKQGEPTLEVIMLTGFASVPTAIRSMKLGAYDYLTKPCKMADLSKVITKAYEKRTLTVKTILLEEQLQRIGAHDEFVGSSDAMAKVRNLISLVAPAKSPVLVLGETGTGKELAAMAIHDLSPRSGRPFVTINSSTLQDTMLESELFGYKKGAFTGAEGDKLGLLEIANHGTFFVDEVGDMGLGIQAKVLRALEKGTFRKLGDTKEIKVDVRFIFATNKDLKIEVQEGRFRKDLFFRINTFILNLPPLRDKKEDIPHLASYFLSKFSRGSRRKRFSREAMDVLTSYEWPGNVRELANVVERSVLMSNQREEILAEDFAEGILTAMPGGADAESTPAGGRILALSDMEAEYIRSVLRSVKGNKSKAARLLGISRKALYDKIDVGAEELQGERIS